In Sphingomonas psychrotolerans, the following proteins share a genomic window:
- a CDS encoding squalene/phytoene synthase family protein has product MTGDAGADPERMLALSYARPEGRHALQALLALDDALALLLRTTREPALGQMRLAWWREALARLDQSPAPAEPVLTALEREVMPKGVSGASLVPIVHGWEVLIEEEVLDPDALRRFAEGRGHLFVAAGAAMGAGPGDPLAEAGQGWALADLSRNLRGSGEADIARAIAIPLLDTAAARRWSRNGRALGALAHLARLDLRVPEGTPSRTGAPHRVGRLLWHRLTGR; this is encoded by the coding sequence ATGACCGGAGACGCCGGCGCCGATCCCGAGCGGATGCTGGCGCTGTCCTACGCGCGGCCGGAGGGTAGGCACGCGCTCCAGGCGTTGCTGGCGCTCGACGATGCACTGGCGCTGCTGCTCAGGACGACGCGCGAGCCGGCGCTGGGCCAGATGCGGCTCGCCTGGTGGCGCGAGGCGCTGGCGCGGCTGGACCAGTCGCCCGCGCCCGCCGAACCGGTGCTCACGGCGCTGGAGCGCGAGGTCATGCCGAAAGGCGTAAGCGGCGCGTCGCTGGTGCCGATCGTCCATGGCTGGGAAGTGCTGATCGAGGAAGAAGTGCTCGATCCTGACGCGTTGCGGCGGTTCGCGGAGGGGCGGGGGCATTTGTTCGTCGCGGCCGGTGCGGCGATGGGGGCGGGGCCGGGCGACCCGCTCGCCGAGGCGGGGCAGGGCTGGGCGCTGGCGGATCTGTCGCGCAACCTTCGCGGTTCCGGGGAAGCCGATATCGCGAGAGCCATTGCTATTCCCCTGCTGGATACGGCGGCGGCCAGGCGCTGGAGCCGCAACGGCCGGGCGCTCGGCGCGCTGGCCCATCTGGCGCGGCTGGATTTGCGGGTGCCCGAGGGTACGCCGTCACGAACCGGCGCGCCGCACCGGGTCGGCCGGCTGTTATGGCATCGCCTGACCGGCAGATAG